The nucleotide sequence ACTCGAATACTGGCAGGCCGTCGGCAACGCCGTGGGCGCGCCGGTCGACGAGGCGCTGTCGGCCGAGCTGACCCGCGTCGACGTCGAGGGCTGGGGACACCTGGAGCCGTCGTCGGCGGCGCTGCTCGAAGCGCTCTCCGAGGCCGGCGCGAACCTGGCGCTGCTCTCGAACGCGCCGATCGCGTTCGGCGAGTGGGTCCGCGCGCAGGACTGGGCCCGGTACTTCCGCGTCACGATGTTCTCGGGCGACGTCCGGTGCGTCAAGCCGGAGGCGAAGATCTTCCGCCTCCTGCTCGACGAGCTCGGCGCCGAACCGGCCGACTGCCTGTTCTTCGACGACCGCGAGTCCAATGTGGAGGGTGCACGGGCGGTGGGGCTCCAGGCTCACGTGTGGAACGGCGCCGACGCGGCCCGCGCCTGGCTGGACTGAGCACTCACGCGCACCGCACGGCCGCCTACCCGCCGTGATCTCCATGTCCTAGGCTGAGCGTCCCCACACTCCCCGGTAGGTGCGCATGGCGACGAGCGAACGACCATCGGCCCACGTCGACTTCGACCGGCCGAGCCTCGCCCGGGTCACCGACGCGCTGCTGGGCGGGCAGAACCACTACGAGCCCGATCGCGCCGTCCTCCGGCAGCTGGTGGCCATCGCGCCGGAAGCCCCGGCCATGGCGCGGGAAGTGCGGCAGTGGCTGGTGCGCGCCGTCCGCTACCTGACCGAGCGGCTGGACGTCGACCAGTTCCTCGACCTGGCGGCCGGCTTCCCGACGGCGGAGAACACCCACCAGATGGCGCAGAAGTACAACCCGGAAGCGCACGTCGTCTACGTCGGCGACGACCCGGTGGTGGAGGCGCACGGCCGGGCTCTGCTCGTCGACAACGACTTCACGCACATCTGCGGTACCGACCCGCTCGACCCCGGCGAGACGCTCGCCGGGGTCGAGCGGTTCATCGACTTCGACCGGCCCGCCGGGCTCGTGCTGTGCGGGGTCGTCGACCACATCGCCGACCTCCAGCAGGCGCAGCAGGTGGTCAAGTCCTACGTCGGCGCGCTGGCGCCGGGTTCGTACCTGATCCTCTTGCACCGGCACAACCCGGACGACGGCTCCGACGCGGCCGCCGTCGCGACGTCCCTGCAGGACCGCTTCGGCCGCACCGGGCTCGACGCGCGCTACCGTTCGCGGGCCGAGATCACGTCGTTCTTCGACGGACTCGACCTGCTC is from Amycolatopsis mediterranei and encodes:
- a CDS encoding HAD family hydrolase — translated: MNWIVFDYGDVLSKPSAALPGLAAAMGAPLPEFLEAYWAYRIPYDAGSTPLEYWQAVGNAVGAPVDEALSAELTRVDVEGWGHLEPSSAALLEALSEAGANLALLSNAPIAFGEWVRAQDWARYFRVTMFSGDVRCVKPEAKIFRLLLDELGAEPADCLFFDDRESNVEGARAVGLQAHVWNGADAARAWLD
- a CDS encoding SAM-dependent methyltransferase, with the protein product MATSERPSAHVDFDRPSLARVTDALLGGQNHYEPDRAVLRQLVAIAPEAPAMAREVRQWLVRAVRYLTERLDVDQFLDLAAGFPTAENTHQMAQKYNPEAHVVYVGDDPVVEAHGRALLVDNDFTHICGTDPLDPGETLAGVERFIDFDRPAGLVLCGVVDHIADLQQAQQVVKSYVGALAPGSYLILLHRHNPDDGSDAAAVATSLQDRFGRTGLDARYRSRAEITSFFDGLDLLEPGLTAPHLWWPDGPRLAPLTPVNWTALGGVARIPG